The Thermococcus sp. genome has a window encoding:
- a CDS encoding MFS transporter yields the protein MIVERNGETYDLSYAKRAMLVVVILPLLVMYTEAMLTPALPTIQREFAINPNDVSWVLTIYLLVGTVSVALFGKLGDMYGKKKMFLIALAFYTTGVILNGFAPSFQWLLVTRAIQGFGMAIFPLAFALVREEFPPEMVPQVQGMISAMFAVGMVIALPLGAWVTQNWGWRWTYHSAAPFAVLMFFLAWKVLRESRYINPGKVDWIGAVLLTVAVVPALVAVTRAPNVGWTARETLALFAVALIGTGLLVLWERKVENPIIPLGIITARNPSIVNIGIMFAAFGISMMSQANTYIFQMKPPFGFGKTILQSGILMTPMALVMLIVAPIAGKLMPKVGAKPVALTGALTAAIGLGILSKYAPQLPPSHLWAFVGLITLVGTGITLMNISLINVLVFSVPPRVMGVATGANSLFRNFGSTWGPAIAGTIMSTYYILFHPPGAPPWVKIKIPTTKAYEVLFGTSAVIFLLLALLILAIREVMKGGRIHEVENGGEKDVVVEPA from the coding sequence ATGATCGTTGAGAGGAACGGTGAAACCTACGACCTGAGCTATGCAAAAAGGGCCATGCTGGTTGTTGTCATTTTGCCACTCCTCGTCATGTACACCGAGGCAATGCTCACACCGGCTTTGCCCACCATCCAGAGGGAGTTCGCGATAAACCCGAACGACGTCAGCTGGGTTCTTACAATCTACCTCCTCGTTGGAACGGTGAGCGTTGCCCTGTTTGGAAAGCTAGGCGACATGTACGGGAAAAAGAAGATGTTCCTCATCGCGTTAGCCTTCTACACCACCGGCGTCATACTGAACGGCTTCGCGCCGAGCTTCCAGTGGCTTCTCGTTACGAGAGCCATTCAGGGCTTTGGAATGGCGATATTCCCGCTCGCTTTTGCCCTCGTTAGGGAGGAGTTTCCGCCCGAGATGGTTCCCCAGGTTCAGGGAATGATAAGCGCGATGTTCGCGGTAGGTATGGTCATCGCACTACCCCTCGGCGCTTGGGTTACCCAGAACTGGGGCTGGCGCTGGACGTATCACTCCGCTGCGCCATTCGCGGTTCTCATGTTCTTCCTCGCGTGGAAGGTTTTGAGGGAGAGCCGTTACATAAACCCGGGAAAGGTTGACTGGATCGGTGCTGTTCTCCTGACGGTAGCCGTTGTCCCGGCCCTCGTGGCCGTTACGAGAGCACCTAACGTCGGCTGGACTGCCAGGGAGACCCTGGCACTCTTCGCGGTGGCCCTCATTGGTACTGGACTCCTGGTTCTATGGGAGAGGAAGGTCGAGAACCCGATAATCCCGCTCGGGATAATAACCGCTAGAAACCCCTCCATAGTTAACATCGGGATAATGTTCGCGGCCTTCGGCATCTCAATGATGAGCCAGGCGAACACCTACATCTTCCAGATGAAGCCACCCTTCGGCTTCGGGAAGACCATTCTCCAGAGCGGAATACTCATGACGCCGATGGCTCTAGTGATGCTCATAGTTGCCCCAATAGCCGGAAAGCTCATGCCGAAGGTCGGTGCAAAGCCCGTCGCCTTAACCGGTGCGCTCACCGCGGCCATCGGTTTGGGAATCCTGTCGAAGTACGCCCCCCAGCTTCCACCGAGCCACCTCTGGGCCTTCGTGGGGCTCATAACCTTAGTCGGAACGGGAATAACGCTGATGAACATCTCCCTAATCAACGTGCTGGTCTTTTCGGTTCCGCCGAGGGTTATGGGAGTGGCAACCGGAGCGAACAGCCTCTTCAGAAACTTCGGCTCGACATGGGGGCCGGCCATCGCTGGCACCATAATGAGCACCTACTACATCCTCTTCCACCCGCCCGGAGCTCCACCTTGGGTCAAGATTAAGATCCCGACCACAAAGGCCTACGAGGTGCTCTTCGGAACTTCGGCCGTCATATTCCTGCTCCTTGCCCTGCTGATCTTGGCAATCCGGGAGGTCATGAAGGGCGGGAGGATTCATGAGGTCGAGAACGGTGGGGAAAAGGACGTTGTAGTCGAGCCCGCTTAA
- a CDS encoding DUF998 domain-containing protein, protein MNLLRPAPYIAISLPFVFALSITLVIAHNPWFSLQNNAFSDMGSLKNPARWYFNGFLMGFAVLAFIPAYAAFRNGLSYLMPLAMVFLFLVGLFPEELPYHAPSAVLFYLLALADIAIVGFKLGEKGLELGYLWSALSFLTLLSMLTIVKLNLFGGLAIPELIGAIFILSWFVFLGGLLSRAF, encoded by the coding sequence ATGAACCTCCTCAGGCCCGCCCCGTACATAGCAATCTCACTTCCCTTCGTCTTTGCCCTGTCAATAACGCTTGTCATAGCCCATAACCCGTGGTTCTCTCTCCAGAACAACGCCTTCAGCGACATGGGTTCCCTGAAGAACCCGGCCAGGTGGTACTTCAACGGCTTTCTCATGGGATTCGCGGTTCTTGCGTTTATTCCTGCTTATGCAGCCTTCAGGAACGGCTTGTCTTACCTCATGCCCCTTGCCATGGTTTTTCTCTTCCTTGTGGGCCTCTTTCCTGAGGAGTTGCCCTACCATGCTCCCTCGGCGGTTCTGTTTTACCTCCTTGCTCTGGCGGACATAGCCATCGTCGGCTTCAAGCTCGGTGAGAAGGGCCTTGAGCTTGGCTACCTGTGGAGCGCACTTTCCTTTTTGACGCTGCTCTCAATGCTGACGATAGTTAAACTCAATCTCTTTGGGGGACTCGCGATTCCCGAGCTCATCGGGGCAATCTTCATACTATCGTGGTTCGTCTTCCTGGGAGGGCTTCTTTCAAGGGCTTTTTGA
- the thiI gene encoding tRNA uracil 4-sulfurtransferase ThiI, with product MNVVVVRYGEIGTKSRQTRRWFENILMNNIREALVSEGIEFKKVEAKHGRVLVRTNRAKEAVEVLQRVFGIVSLSPAMEVEAELGKINRTALKLFRRKKRELGLEKPKFRVTARRITKEFPLKSPEIQAKVGEYILENEESEVDLHDYDIEVGVELMEGRAYVFVDKIKAWGGLPIGTQGKVVALLSGGIDSPVAAFLMMKRGVEVIPVHIYMGEKTLEKVRKIWNQLKKYHYGGKAELIVVKPKERDRIIQKLKEMKKEKYTCVMCKFMMVRNADRIAKEFGAKGIVMGDSLGQVASQTLENMYIVSQASDLPIYRPLIGMDKEEIVAIAKKIGTFELSTLPEDEIPFIPKHPVIRGSWEEFKKIYKAIFGEEPGRKGC from the coding sequence ATGAACGTGGTTGTCGTCAGATACGGTGAAATAGGCACGAAGTCGAGGCAGACGAGGAGATGGTTCGAGAACATACTAATGAACAACATACGCGAGGCTCTTGTCAGCGAGGGGATTGAGTTTAAAAAGGTCGAGGCCAAGCACGGCAGGGTTCTCGTGAGGACCAACAGGGCAAAGGAAGCGGTGGAGGTTCTTCAGCGGGTCTTCGGCATAGTATCGCTCTCGCCGGCGATGGAGGTTGAGGCTGAGCTGGGAAAGATAAACAGAACCGCCCTCAAGCTCTTCAGGAGGAAAAAGCGCGAGCTCGGCCTTGAGAAGCCCAAGTTCAGGGTCACCGCGAGGAGGATAACCAAGGAGTTCCCGCTCAAGAGCCCAGAGATACAGGCGAAGGTCGGCGAGTACATCCTTGAGAACGAGGAGAGCGAAGTTGACCTGCACGACTACGACATCGAGGTTGGAGTGGAGCTGATGGAGGGCAGAGCGTACGTCTTCGTGGACAAGATTAAGGCGTGGGGCGGTTTGCCGATAGGAACGCAGGGAAAGGTCGTGGCCCTGCTGAGCGGTGGAATAGACTCCCCAGTGGCGGCATTCCTCATGATGAAGCGTGGCGTTGAAGTTATTCCAGTCCACATCTACATGGGGGAGAAGACCCTTGAAAAGGTCAGAAAGATATGGAACCAGCTCAAAAAGTACCACTACGGCGGAAAGGCCGAGCTGATAGTTGTGAAGCCAAAGGAGCGCGATAGGATAATCCAAAAGCTCAAAGAAATGAAGAAGGAGAAGTACACCTGCGTGATGTGCAAGTTTATGATGGTGAGGAACGCCGACAGAATAGCCAAGGAGTTCGGGGCGAAGGGCATAGTGATGGGCGACTCCCTCGGTCAGGTGGCGAGCCAGACCCTTGAGAACATGTACATCGTCAGCCAGGCGAGCGATTTGCCAATCTACCGCCCGCTGATAGGCATGGACAAGGAGGAGATAGTGGCCATAGCGAAGAAAATCGGTACCTTCGAGCTTTCAACGCTTCCCGAGGACGAGATACCCTTCATCCCGAAGCACCCTGTAATAAGGGGCTCATGGGAGGAGTTCAAGAAAATTTATAAAGCGATATTCGGGGAGGAGCCGGGAAGGAAGGGGTGCTGA
- a CDS encoding nitroreductase family protein has product MELDEAIARRTSVRYFDERPLSEETILRLVESAIRAPTASGLENWLFVVFRSEEARKKLYDLIAEGMVEYYRAVNLPEDKMEKLKSRMYEEGMYRAPVYIAVFIDRRVRFLNGRKFDEVEFIWSVESAAMAIQNLMLKATELGLGTVYIGVTNFQGIEEKVRELAGLDENYYLVGVIPVGYPRDEVRPRKRRKGSTDVVKFV; this is encoded by the coding sequence ATGGAGCTGGATGAGGCCATAGCGCGGAGGACATCTGTGAGGTATTTCGATGAGAGACCCCTCAGCGAGGAGACAATCCTCAGGCTCGTGGAGAGCGCCATAAGGGCCCCTACAGCGAGCGGTCTTGAGAACTGGCTCTTTGTAGTGTTCCGGAGCGAAGAAGCCAGAAAAAAGCTCTACGACCTGATAGCTGAGGGAATGGTCGAATACTACCGCGCCGTCAACCTGCCGGAGGATAAGATGGAGAAGCTCAAAAGTAGGATGTACGAGGAGGGCATGTACAGGGCGCCGGTTTACATAGCGGTCTTCATAGACAGGCGCGTCCGATTCCTAAATGGAAGGAAGTTCGACGAGGTCGAGTTCATATGGAGTGTCGAGAGCGCGGCGATGGCCATTCAAAACCTCATGCTGAAAGCGACTGAACTCGGCCTCGGCACGGTCTACATCGGCGTGACGAACTTTCAAGGGATAGAGGAGAAAGTCCGGGAGCTGGCGGGCCTCGACGAGAACTACTACCTTGTCGGCGTCATTCCGGTGGGCTATCCAAGGGACGAGGTGAGGCCCCGGAAGAGGAGGAAAGGGTCGACCGATGTTGTGAAGTTCGTCTAA
- a CDS encoding aspartate/glutamate racemase family protein, with product MYGWRGRLGLIVPSSNTTMEMELHTYLPHGVSLHTARVPLRNVNEQELISMNALAVEAAKLLKDAGVELILYGCTSGSFIGGKDYEKELEAKIEDEVNVPVVSTSTAVVEALKVLDAQSILVITPYTDEINQREKEFLEANEFEVLDIRGLGIEDNTQIGKLEPYEAYRLAKASFIEEADAIFISCTNLRTFEIIEPLEEDLGIPVVTSNQASLWLSLREMDVMEKIPELGRLFTEY from the coding sequence ATGTACGGATGGAGAGGAAGGCTCGGCCTTATAGTTCCCTCATCGAACACAACAATGGAGATGGAGCTCCACACGTATCTGCCCCACGGTGTTTCCCTCCACACTGCTAGAGTTCCGCTCAGGAACGTCAACGAGCAGGAACTGATCAGCATGAACGCTCTGGCCGTTGAAGCCGCGAAGCTCCTTAAGGATGCCGGCGTCGAGCTGATACTCTACGGGTGCACGAGCGGTTCGTTCATAGGCGGAAAGGACTACGAGAAGGAGCTTGAGGCAAAGATAGAGGACGAGGTTAACGTTCCGGTTGTGAGCACGAGCACTGCCGTTGTGGAGGCCCTCAAAGTACTCGACGCCCAGTCAATTTTAGTAATAACCCCCTACACCGACGAGATAAACCAGAGGGAAAAGGAGTTCCTTGAAGCCAATGAGTTTGAGGTTCTTGACATAAGAGGCCTTGGAATAGAGGACAACACCCAGATCGGGAAGCTTGAGCCCTACGAGGCCTACCGCCTTGCGAAGGCCAGCTTTATCGAGGAAGCCGACGCGATATTCATAAGCTGCACGAACCTGAGAACGTTCGAGATAATCGAGCCCCTTGAGGAAGACCTGGGAATCCCTGTCGTTACCAGCAACCAGGCCTCGCTCTGGCTTTCCTTGAGGGAAATGGACGTCATGGAGAAGATACCTGAACTGGGAAGGCTCTTCACCGAGTACTGA
- the pfkC gene encoding ADP-specific phosphofructokinase — MIGLLDEARRLSMFTAYNTNVDAIVYLRGETVQRLIDEFGAEAVKKRMDEYPREINEPLDFVARLVHALKTGKPMAVPLVNEELQGWFDSHFKYDVERMGGQAGIIANLLANLDFSRVIVYSPHLAKRQAELFVPKANLFYPIVEDGRLVLKHPREAYRQNDPVKVNRIFEFRAGTTFRLGDETVTVPFSGRFIVSARFESIRIYTEERLKPFLPEIGLMSDGAILSGYQGIKLRYSDGKDANYYLREAKKDILLLKREKDIKVHLEFASIQNRELRKKVIYNLFPLVDSVGMDESEIAYVLNALGYPELAERIFTYNRIEDTVLGGKILIDEMNLEVLQIHTIYYLMYIAHAGNPLGEDELKSSLELATTLAAARASLGEIRSPEDFKVGLSVPYNERGEYVKLRFEEAKRRLRTREYKIVIIPTRLVKNPVSTVGLGDTISTGAFTSYLALLRRKDAL; from the coding sequence ATGATCGGGCTCCTCGACGAGGCTAGAAGGCTCTCAATGTTCACAGCTTACAACACGAACGTTGACGCGATAGTCTACCTCAGGGGAGAGACCGTTCAGAGGCTGATAGACGAGTTCGGGGCCGAGGCAGTAAAGAAGAGAATGGACGAGTACCCGAGGGAGATAAACGAACCACTGGACTTCGTTGCCAGACTCGTGCACGCGCTCAAGACAGGAAAGCCAATGGCGGTTCCCCTCGTCAACGAGGAGCTCCAGGGCTGGTTTGATTCGCACTTCAAATACGACGTCGAGAGGATGGGCGGACAGGCGGGGATTATAGCAAACCTTCTCGCAAACCTCGACTTCAGCAGGGTGATAGTCTACAGTCCTCATCTCGCGAAGAGGCAGGCCGAGCTCTTCGTGCCAAAGGCCAACCTCTTCTATCCCATTGTTGAAGACGGCAGGCTTGTTCTAAAGCACCCGCGCGAGGCCTACCGCCAGAACGACCCGGTTAAGGTCAACAGGATATTCGAGTTCCGTGCCGGGACGACCTTCAGGCTGGGGGACGAGACCGTGACGGTTCCCTTCTCCGGCCGCTTTATAGTCTCGGCGAGGTTCGAGAGCATAAGGATATACACCGAGGAGAGGCTCAAGCCCTTCCTTCCCGAGATAGGCCTTATGAGCGACGGGGCAATACTCTCGGGATATCAGGGCATAAAGCTCCGCTATTCCGACGGAAAGGACGCAAACTATTACCTGAGGGAAGCTAAAAAGGACATACTCCTCCTCAAGCGCGAGAAGGACATAAAGGTCCACCTTGAGTTCGCCTCAATCCAGAACCGCGAGCTCAGAAAGAAGGTCATCTACAACCTCTTCCCGCTCGTCGACAGCGTTGGAATGGACGAGTCCGAAATAGCCTATGTGCTCAACGCCCTCGGCTACCCGGAGCTGGCCGAGAGGATATTCACCTACAACAGGATAGAGGACACCGTCCTTGGTGGCAAGATACTCATCGACGAGATGAACCTTGAGGTTCTCCAGATACACACCATATACTACCTCATGTACATCGCCCACGCCGGCAACCCGCTTGGCGAGGATGAGCTGAAGAGCAGTCTGGAGCTCGCAACGACCTTGGCCGCGGCGAGGGCATCTCTCGGTGAAATCCGCTCGCCTGAGGACTTTAAAGTAGGTCTCAGCGTCCCGTACAACGAGCGCGGTGAATACGTCAAGCTACGCTTTGAGGAAGCGAAGAGGAGGCTCAGGACAAGGGAGTACAAGATAGTGATAATCCCGACGAGGCTCGTCAAGAACCCGGTCTCGACTGTAGGCCTCGGCGATACAATCTCAACCGGGGCATTCACCAGCTACCTTGCACTTCTGAGGAGAAAGGACGCGCTTTGA
- the xerA gene encoding site-specific tyrosine recombinase/integron integrase, with protein sequence MIEEFETYLDLEGKSPNTVRMYSYYVRRYLEWRGTLNARSALRFLARLRREGYSNRSLNLVVQALRAYFRFEGADEEAEKLKPPKVPRSLPKALTREEVKRLLSAIPPTKKRDRLIVLLLYGAGLRVSELCNLKRSDVDLERNLIVVRGGKGAKDRVVPIPAFLSDAIRDYLGTRKDESEYLIVEDRRKRKDRLSPKTVWHLLKKYGEKAGVEVTPHRLRHSFATHMLERGVDIRAIQELLGHSNLSTTQIYTKVTVEHLRKAQEKARLIEELIE encoded by the coding sequence ATCATTGAGGAGTTCGAGACCTACCTCGACCTTGAGGGCAAGAGCCCCAACACGGTTAGGATGTACTCCTACTACGTCAGGCGATACCTTGAATGGAGGGGAACGCTAAACGCGCGCTCCGCCCTCCGCTTTCTGGCCCGGCTGAGGAGGGAGGGCTACTCAAACAGGAGTCTGAACCTTGTCGTTCAGGCCTTGCGCGCTTACTTCCGCTTTGAAGGAGCGGATGAGGAGGCGGAAAAGCTCAAACCGCCCAAGGTTCCGAGGAGTCTGCCAAAGGCCCTAACAAGGGAGGAAGTTAAGAGGCTCCTCTCAGCTATTCCCCCGACAAAGAAGAGGGACAGGCTTATCGTTCTCCTGCTTTACGGTGCCGGTCTGCGCGTCAGCGAGCTCTGCAACCTGAAGAGGTCTGATGTTGACCTTGAGAGGAATCTCATAGTTGTGCGCGGGGGAAAAGGTGCTAAGGACAGGGTGGTCCCTATTCCGGCCTTTCTGAGCGATGCCATAAGGGACTACCTCGGCACAAGGAAGGATGAAAGCGAGTACCTCATAGTCGAGGACAGGCGGAAGAGGAAGGACAGGCTCTCGCCCAAGACAGTCTGGCATCTCCTCAAGAAGTACGGCGAGAAGGCTGGAGTTGAGGTGACCCCCCACAGGCTCCGCCACAGCTTTGCAACTCACATGCTCGAAAGGGGCGTTGACATAAGGGCCATTCAGGAGCTTCTGGGCCATTCAAACCTCTCCACGACGCAGATATACACCAAGGTCACAGTTGAACACCTGAGGAAGGCCCAGGAGAAGGCCCGGCTGATAGAGGAGCTGATTGAGTAA
- a CDS encoding toprim domain-containing protein has translation MAIVDVRILVEGASDVEVVSKALQGLALGSEYNITISSIIPTTNVEIAKSAAAGADLLIIATDADRVGRELAERLFNELSQMVGHIERMKLPLGHDLEHVDVELVRKELRNTLVRAGLKSLQVLPEYMELRKQLLDIKGRYDELAGQYEALYREHEELGRKYEELTRESEALRRENEALKELLEKKIQPMKLEEAWSNLFPAEPLPDERIFAIAVEKLGLAGKVIVGQGYVFAEDYELIEELMRTVYLSLSIKESLEEKAEGESREVAEGQEKPEKPEVVEDAEVNLNEL, from the coding sequence ATGGCGATAGTTGACGTCAGGATTCTGGTCGAGGGCGCGAGCGACGTTGAGGTCGTCAGTAAAGCTCTCCAGGGGCTTGCACTCGGGAGCGAGTACAACATCACGATTTCCTCGATAATCCCGACGACCAACGTTGAGATAGCCAAGAGCGCCGCGGCAGGCGCGGATTTGCTCATAATAGCGACCGACGCGGACAGAGTTGGCAGGGAGCTCGCCGAGAGGCTCTTCAACGAGCTGAGCCAGATGGTCGGGCACATAGAGAGGATGAAGCTCCCCCTCGGCCACGACTTAGAACACGTTGATGTAGAACTTGTCAGGAAGGAGCTCAGGAACACCCTCGTGAGGGCAGGCCTAAAGAGCCTTCAGGTTCTGCCGGAGTACATGGAGCTGAGGAAACAGCTGCTCGACATCAAGGGCAGGTACGACGAGCTGGCCGGCCAGTACGAGGCTCTATACAGGGAGCACGAAGAGCTCGGGAGGAAATACGAGGAACTCACGAGGGAGAGCGAGGCCCTGAGGAGGGAGAACGAGGCATTGAAGGAGTTACTTGAGAAAAAGATACAGCCGATGAAGCTCGAAGAGGCGTGGAGCAACCTCTTTCCGGCGGAGCCTCTTCCCGACGAGAGAATATTTGCAATAGCCGTTGAAAAGCTCGGCCTTGCCGGAAAGGTTATCGTCGGGCAGGGCTATGTCTTCGCCGAGGACTACGAGCTCATAGAGGAGCTCATGAGAACGGTCTACCTGAGCCTCTCCATTAAGGAAAGCCTTGAGGAGAAGGCCGAAGGGGAGAGCAGAGAGGTTGCAGAAGGACAGGAAAAGCCGGAAAAGCCCGAGGTCGTAGAGGACGCCGAGGTGAACCTCAACGAGCTCTGA
- the sfsA gene encoding DNA/RNA nuclease SfsA, with translation MKKPVLLELNTVPCTFIERLNRFVALVDVNGETRKALVTNTGRLEEFMIPGRKAFCLPKTSGKTDFVLVAFEDLEGKGAVIDTRTQAKAFERAVELGLVPWLKDCRIKRKEVKVGSSRLDYLFDCPGGETYAEMKSAVLRGGKRGEYAMYPDCPSTRGQKHIRELIELKKAGKGAMIFFIGAMPGVEKFRPYERGDPEIARLLREAEKAGVEIHALSISLLPGKGVILERPELEIEV, from the coding sequence ATGAAAAAGCCGGTATTGCTCGAACTGAACACCGTTCCATGCACCTTCATCGAGAGGCTCAACCGCTTCGTGGCCTTAGTTGATGTAAACGGGGAAACCAGAAAAGCCCTCGTCACAAACACCGGTCGCTTGGAGGAGTTCATGATCCCGGGGAGAAAAGCCTTTTGCCTTCCGAAAACCAGCGGAAAGACCGACTTCGTTCTGGTTGCCTTCGAGGACTTGGAGGGAAAGGGGGCCGTGATAGACACGAGAACTCAGGCCAAAGCCTTCGAGAGGGCCGTTGAGCTCGGATTGGTTCCCTGGCTCAAAGACTGCAGGATAAAGCGAAAGGAGGTTAAAGTGGGGAGCTCTCGCCTCGATTACCTCTTCGACTGCCCGGGTGGAGAAACCTATGCCGAGATGAAGAGTGCAGTTTTGAGGGGCGGAAAACGCGGAGAATACGCGATGTATCCCGACTGCCCGTCAACGAGGGGGCAAAAGCACATAAGAGAACTTATCGAGCTTAAAAAGGCCGGAAAAGGGGCGATGATATTCTTCATTGGGGCCATGCCAGGTGTTGAAAAGTTCAGGCCCTACGAGAGGGGCGATCCCGAGATAGCGAGGCTTTTGAGGGAGGCGGAGAAGGCCGGCGTTGAAATCCACGCCCTGAGCATCTCCCTGCTCCCTGGAAAGGGGGTCATCCTTGAGAGGCCAGAGCTTGAGATTGAGGTTTAA